From one Rhodospirillales bacterium genomic stretch:
- a CDS encoding pilus assembly protein CpaA, translated as MGENIISQFVLLGFSGLLLWAALTDIQSLTIPNKISGAVAALWVSHGAVLLLSGVPVGTVLSGPGAGLLALIGGAVLFQLRLVGGGDVKLLAASAMWAGPSLLLPLIMTVLLAGGVLALVMLAARSGQVFFGKVVTSGPVGPSGSGDHPFKTMMGTKIPFGVAIAAGGLMVAFRLAGL; from the coding sequence ATGGGCGAAAATATTATCAGTCAGTTTGTACTTCTTGGATTTTCGGGTTTGCTGTTGTGGGCAGCACTTACCGATATTCAAAGCCTGACCATTCCCAATAAAATTTCCGGCGCAGTTGCTGCATTGTGGGTTTCCCATGGTGCAGTTTTGCTGCTTTCAGGGGTGCCGGTTGGCACGGTGCTCAGTGGCCCGGGTGCGGGGCTTTTGGCCCTGATCGGGGGGGCAGTTTTGTTTCAACTTCGCCTTGTTGGTGGGGGGGATGTCAAACTGCTGGCGGCATCGGCCATGTGGGCCGGGCCATCCCTGTTGTTGCCCCTGATCATGACCGTTCTATTGGCAGGCGGTGTTTTAGCGCTGGTGATGTTGGCGGCACGGTCGGGCCAAGTTTTTTTTGGCAAGGTTGTGACCTCTGGGCCTGTTGGGCCTAGCGGGTCTGGAGATCATCCCTTCAAAACCATGATGGGCACAAAAATTCCCTTTGGCGTTGCCATTGCTGCGGGCGGCCTGATGGTGGCATTTCGCCTGGCTGGATTATAG
- a CDS encoding pilus assembly protein produces the protein MSDSFVKFCKFCARFRRASKGSIAVEFALLVPVILTIFLVLTEVGRALYQANAVEKGVRAGAMFVSRTTLPLNAADQATAENLVRTGDPVGTAVLLASGWGLPGASLNIDADGSFDPGAGAVAVITIAAQVPFDPLMPGLMAYFGLGSGYQIAAMHQQPYVGN, from the coding sequence ATGTCAGACTCGTTCGTTAAATTCTGCAAATTTTGCGCGCGCTTTCGACGCGCATCAAAGGGCAGCATCGCCGTTGAATTTGCGTTGCTGGTGCCGGTGATCCTGACGATCTTTCTGGTTCTGACCGAAGTGGGGCGTGCGCTGTATCAGGCCAATGCGGTGGAAAAGGGCGTGCGCGCGGGCGCGATGTTTGTCTCGCGGACCACTTTGCCGCTAAACGCTGCCGATCAGGCAACAGCAGAAAACCTGGTCAGAACCGGCGACCCCGTTGGGACGGCGGTTCTGCTGGCATCGGGCTGGGGGTTGCCCGGGGCATCGCTTAACATTGATGCCGATGGAAGTTTTGATCCCGGTGCGGGCGCCGTGGCGGTGATCACGATTGCGGCGCAAGTGCCGTTTGATCCCTTGATGCCCGGATTGATGGCTTATTTCGGTCTTGGGTCGGGCTACCAGATTGCGGCCATGCACCAACAGCCCTATGTGGGCAATTAG
- a CDS encoding pilus assembly protein, with protein sequence MSNSLNLKTKPLRTKRGWLRRFTRAQSGAAIVEFAFVAPLLVIMTLAIFEFMMVMFDYHRAGEATRQGVRTAAIEASVGDLDGLEAAGDVVFCTGNAGGATCTGGPVTTAASFTQVVSEMQTVLPYIGPENVRIEYRFSGIGDATTPGGILPHVTVRLIDLARPFSLFQAIPGIPNSIGLPEFAASYLGNGNGISG encoded by the coding sequence ATGTCCAATTCCCTTAATTTAAAAACCAAACCCCTGCGAACCAAACGAGGTTGGCTGCGACGGTTCACCCGGGCGCAATCAGGGGCAGCAATCGTCGAATTCGCGTTTGTGGCACCCCTGTTGGTGATTATGACCTTGGCCATTTTTGAATTCATGATGGTGATGTTTGATTACCACCGTGCCGGTGAAGCAACCCGCCAAGGGGTACGCACTGCCGCCATTGAAGCATCGGTTGGGGATCTTGATGGGCTGGAAGCGGCGGGGGATGTTGTCTTTTGCACCGGGAATGCGGGGGGGGCAACGTGCACCGGCGGGCCGGTGACAACGGCGGCCAGCTTTACCCAGGTGGTATCAGAGATGCAGACGGTGCTGCCCTATATTGGGCCTGAAAATGTTCGCATCGAATATCGCTTCAGTGGCATTGGCGATGCCACCACGCCGGGGGGCATTTTACCCCATGTCACCGTTCGCTTGATTGATCTTGCACGGCCCTTCAGCCTGTTTCAGGCCATTCCGGGCATTCCCAATAGCATTGGGCTTCCGGAATTCGCCGCCAGCTATCTGGGCAATGGAAATGGCATAAGTGGCTAG
- the cpaB gene encoding Flp pilus assembly protein CpaB: protein MNLRTLMMIGTALVAAVMTALFARGWLNSERAAMASNGKPAHYILVAKKNIPAGKFIKRENMRWQGWPKGSLSPAYVVKGKGKMSDFDGAVVRRGLAGGQPLSKAVVVRPGEQGFLSAVLTPGKRAVSIRVNAITGISGFVFPGDRVDLILTHVVRGGTKGASRLVSETALQDIRVIAVDQNTNDQKSKTKATIAKTVTFEVTPKQVEKVSIVTRLGQISLSLRSLASESKESDSTEQQIVMHKKNRAGLTLDTEVSRVLGRSNSRGGGMQVVRGSKVQEQRY, encoded by the coding sequence ATGAATTTGCGCACCTTGATGATGATTGGAACGGCACTTGTTGCTGCGGTGATGACAGCCTTGTTTGCACGGGGCTGGTTAAATTCTGAACGCGCCGCCATGGCGAGCAATGGCAAGCCCGCCCATTACATTCTTGTCGCCAAGAAAAACATTCCAGCCGGAAAATTTATCAAGCGTGAAAATATGCGTTGGCAAGGCTGGCCCAAGGGATCGCTCTCCCCGGCCTATGTGGTCAAGGGCAAGGGCAAGATGTCAGATTTTGATGGTGCCGTGGTGCGTCGTGGACTGGCCGGTGGACAACCCCTTAGTAAAGCAGTTGTTGTACGTCCGGGGGAACAAGGGTTCCTTTCCGCCGTGTTGACCCCGGGCAAGCGCGCGGTTTCCATTCGGGTGAATGCCATTACAGGAATTTCCGGGTTTGTTTTTCCGGGGGACCGGGTTGATCTTATTTTGACCCATGTTGTCCGGGGGGGCACTAAGGGTGCGTCCCGTCTGGTCAGCGAAACGGCCCTGCAAGATATTCGCGTGATTGCCGTTGATCAAAATACCAACGATCAAAAAAGCAAGACCAAGGCAACGATTGCAAAAACGGTGACCTTTGAAGTGACACCGAAACAGGTTGAGAAGGTTTCCATTGTCACGCGGCTTGGGCAAATTTCTTTAAGCCTCCGCAGTCTCGCTTCTGAATCAAAAGAGTCAGATTCTACAGAGCAACAAATCGTCATGCATAAAAAGAACCGCGCCGGCCTGACGTTGGATACCGAGGTAAGTCGCGTGTTGGGACGCTCTAATTCCAGGGGTGGCGGCATGCAGGTTGTCCGTGGTTCCAAGGTGCAGGAGCAGCGGTACTAG
- a CDS encoding Flp family type IVb pilin, whose amino-acid sequence MIIQTLRNLLNDESGATAIEYGLIAALVSVAAIGALTAMGGSLEAMFTTVSDSLSCAVDAAACAPAV is encoded by the coding sequence ATGATTATTCAGACCCTTCGTAACCTGTTAAATGACGAATCTGGTGCCACGGCCATTGAATATGGCTTGATAGCCGCACTCGTCTCTGTTGCTGCCATTGGTGCCTTGACGGCTATGGGTGGCTCTCTTGAAGCCATGTTCACAACGGTTTCTGACAGCCTGTCTTGTGCTGTGGATGCCGCTGCTTGTGCACCTGCGGTATAA